The proteins below come from a single Miscanthus floridulus cultivar M001 chromosome 1, ASM1932011v1, whole genome shotgun sequence genomic window:
- the LOC136541660 gene encoding protein FLOURY ENDOSPERM 6, chloroplastic-like isoform X2, producing the protein MAHEGKPLSHTRRETARATRPFRVGFWTSGPREAAACSCSQRRQARSVHSAPDGWACLGERALALPLRRRHSIRTRRRARGELALARHQLHALSSSSSSPSRRALASLLCLPLRFSSLQFSSSPSGSAERDATAMPTLVPSLLLPIPALILPAPPRCHPRCRCFAPAPLAASSTSSSSPHSSRQPYYRRHRHEAPSQTPTPAPRPSSQPPPPPRDANAAAPRARGQEELEAAIYDFMCRSAKPGAFPTREELVAAGRSDLAAAVASSGGWLSLGWSSTAAEGPATTAAPRSSGGGNPDYPPETGVYYRGDLVPGSVDDSEWEEEDDDDDEEEASSSGREQETEETSEIRFKAGIEGMLSRLQKDRERARPPPRSSTHDTQGQSDDDAGNSGTPSHTAAGGRHIPRVPENGSVHGSHSQNGTIEGNSTLQSLSNDAWKTWTLDKGGLSHFEAAEVLPTERRKLSQHDDIASVQNDVQMSSNGVAVSDYPSDGVSTERDEIHSRLQTLELDLSAAHKTLRSRFDKVLSDMSNSYGATVLDDISDDWEFEETKVMQAQEELRSIRAKIAVLEGKMALEIFERNKIIEDKQRRLDEVEKALSELRTVCIMWANPASDVLVVGSFDGWTSQTQH; encoded by the exons ATGGCGCACGAGGGCAAACCGCTCTCCCATACGCGACGCGAGACGGCGAGAGCCACTCGACCGTTCCGCGTGGGGTTCTGGACTTCTGGGCCGCGGGAGGCTGCAGCCTGCAGCTGTAGCCAGCGCAGGCAGGCACGGTCGGTTCACAGCGCGCCTGACGGCTGGGCCTGCTTGGGCGAGCGCGCGTTGGCGTTGCCGTTGCGGCGTCGCCATTCGATTCGCACGAGGCGCAGAGCGCGGGGGGAATTGGCATTGGCTCGCCACCAGCTGCACGCCCTCTCCTCCTCATCTTCCTCTCCCTCCCGTCGCGCTCTCGCCTCCCTCCTCTGCCTGCCTCTGCGCTTCTCTTCACTTCAGTTCTCCTCCTCGCCGAGCGGGAGCGCCGAGAGAGATGCGACCGCGATGCCCACACTCGTTCCCTCGCTGCTCCTCCCAATCCCAGCCCTGATCCTACCCGCGCCACCTCGCTGCCACCCCCGCTGCCGCTGCTTCGCGCCCGCCCCGCTCGCCGCGTCGtccacctcctcctcgtccccgCACTCTTCCAGGCAGCCATactaccgccgccaccgccacgagGCCCCGAGCCAGACACCGACGCCTGCGCCACGCCCGTcctcccagccgccgccgccgccgcgcgacgCAAATGCCGCCGCGCCCCGCGCTCGGGGCCAGGAGGAGCTGGAGGCGGCGATCTACGACTTCATGTGCCGCTCTGCCAAGCCAGGAGCCTTCCCCACCCGCGAGGAGCTCGTCGCGGCGGGCCGCTCCGACCTCGCGGCCGCCGTCGCGTCCAGCGGGGGCTGGCTCTCCCTGGGCTGGTCCTCCACCGCCGCGGAGGGCCCCGCCACGACGGCTGCGCCGCGCTCGTCTGGCGGGGGCAACCCTGACTACCCGCCCGAGACGGGCGTGTATTACCGTGGTGACCTAGTGCCGGGCTCGGTGGATGACTCCGAGTG ggaggaggaggatgacgacgacgacgaagaggaggcgtCATCATCTGGGCGGGAGCAGGAAACAGAGGAGACCAG CGAGATCAGGTTCAAAGCAGGAATCGAGGGGATGCTCAGCAGGCTGCAGAAGGATAGGGAGCGAGCGCGGCCACCTCCACGGAGTAGTACCCACGACACACAGGGCCAAAGTGACGATGATG CTGGCAACAGTGGCACCCCTAGTCATACAGCGGCTGGTGGCAGGCATATTCCAAGGGTACCTGAGAACGGAAGTGTCCATGGATCTCATTCTCAAAATGGAACAATAGAGGGCAACAGCACCTTACAGAGTTTGAGCAATGATGCATGGAAAACATGGACCCTTGACAAGGGTGGTTTATCTCATTTTGAAG CTGCTGAGGTCCTACCTACTGAAAGAAGAAAATTATCCCAACACGATGACATTGCATCTGTGCAAAATGACGTTCAAATGTCATCGAATGGTGTGGCTGTAAGTGATTATCCTAGTGATGGTGTTAGCACTGAAAGAGATGAGATACATTCACGTCTTCAAACTCTGGAATTGGACCTTTCTGCTGCTCACAAGACATTAAGATCAagatttgataaagttttatcagATATG TCAAATAGTTATGGAGCAACTGTGCTGGATGACATCTCTGATGATTGGGAATTTGAGGAGACAAaggtaatgcaggctcaggaggAGCTAAGATCAATCCGGGCTAAAATAGCTGTGTTAGAAGGGAAGATGGCACTTGAGATATT TGAAAGGAACAAAATAATTGAAGATAAACAAAGGAGGCTTGATGAAGTTGAGAAGGCACTGAGTGAGCTCCGTACTGTTTGTATTATGTGGGCCAACCCTGCTTCAGATGTTTTAGTGGTTGGATCCTTTGATGGCTGGACAAGTCAA ACTCAACACTAG
- the LOC136541660 gene encoding protein FLOURY ENDOSPERM 6, chloroplastic-like isoform X1: MAHEGKPLSHTRRETARATRPFRVGFWTSGPREAAACSCSQRRQARSVHSAPDGWACLGERALALPLRRRHSIRTRRRARGELALARHQLHALSSSSSSPSRRALASLLCLPLRFSSLQFSSSPSGSAERDATAMPTLVPSLLLPIPALILPAPPRCHPRCRCFAPAPLAASSTSSSSPHSSRQPYYRRHRHEAPSQTPTPAPRPSSQPPPPPRDANAAAPRARGQEELEAAIYDFMCRSAKPGAFPTREELVAAGRSDLAAAVASSGGWLSLGWSSTAAEGPATTAAPRSSGGGNPDYPPETGVYYRGDLVPGSVDDSEWEEEDDDDDEEEASSSGREQETEETSEIRFKAGIEGMLSRLQKDRERARPPPRSSTHDTQGQSDDDAGNSGTPSHTAAGGRHIPRVPENGSVHGSHSQNGTIEGNSTLQSLSNDAWKTWTLDKGGLSHFEAAEVLPTERRKLSQHDDIASVQNDVQMSSNGVAVSDYPSDGVSTERDEIHSRLQTLELDLSAAHKTLRSRFDKVLSDMSNSYGATVLDDISDDWEFEETKVMQAQEELRSIRAKIAVLEGKMALEIFERNKIIEDKQRRLDEVEKALSELRTVCIMWANPASDVLVVGSFDGWTSQRKMERSENGMFSLNLRLYPGRYEIKFIVDGVWKNDPLRPTVHNNGHENNLLIVT, encoded by the exons ATGGCGCACGAGGGCAAACCGCTCTCCCATACGCGACGCGAGACGGCGAGAGCCACTCGACCGTTCCGCGTGGGGTTCTGGACTTCTGGGCCGCGGGAGGCTGCAGCCTGCAGCTGTAGCCAGCGCAGGCAGGCACGGTCGGTTCACAGCGCGCCTGACGGCTGGGCCTGCTTGGGCGAGCGCGCGTTGGCGTTGCCGTTGCGGCGTCGCCATTCGATTCGCACGAGGCGCAGAGCGCGGGGGGAATTGGCATTGGCTCGCCACCAGCTGCACGCCCTCTCCTCCTCATCTTCCTCTCCCTCCCGTCGCGCTCTCGCCTCCCTCCTCTGCCTGCCTCTGCGCTTCTCTTCACTTCAGTTCTCCTCCTCGCCGAGCGGGAGCGCCGAGAGAGATGCGACCGCGATGCCCACACTCGTTCCCTCGCTGCTCCTCCCAATCCCAGCCCTGATCCTACCCGCGCCACCTCGCTGCCACCCCCGCTGCCGCTGCTTCGCGCCCGCCCCGCTCGCCGCGTCGtccacctcctcctcgtccccgCACTCTTCCAGGCAGCCATactaccgccgccaccgccacgagGCCCCGAGCCAGACACCGACGCCTGCGCCACGCCCGTcctcccagccgccgccgccgccgcgcgacgCAAATGCCGCCGCGCCCCGCGCTCGGGGCCAGGAGGAGCTGGAGGCGGCGATCTACGACTTCATGTGCCGCTCTGCCAAGCCAGGAGCCTTCCCCACCCGCGAGGAGCTCGTCGCGGCGGGCCGCTCCGACCTCGCGGCCGCCGTCGCGTCCAGCGGGGGCTGGCTCTCCCTGGGCTGGTCCTCCACCGCCGCGGAGGGCCCCGCCACGACGGCTGCGCCGCGCTCGTCTGGCGGGGGCAACCCTGACTACCCGCCCGAGACGGGCGTGTATTACCGTGGTGACCTAGTGCCGGGCTCGGTGGATGACTCCGAGTG ggaggaggaggatgacgacgacgacgaagaggaggcgtCATCATCTGGGCGGGAGCAGGAAACAGAGGAGACCAG CGAGATCAGGTTCAAAGCAGGAATCGAGGGGATGCTCAGCAGGCTGCAGAAGGATAGGGAGCGAGCGCGGCCACCTCCACGGAGTAGTACCCACGACACACAGGGCCAAAGTGACGATGATG CTGGCAACAGTGGCACCCCTAGTCATACAGCGGCTGGTGGCAGGCATATTCCAAGGGTACCTGAGAACGGAAGTGTCCATGGATCTCATTCTCAAAATGGAACAATAGAGGGCAACAGCACCTTACAGAGTTTGAGCAATGATGCATGGAAAACATGGACCCTTGACAAGGGTGGTTTATCTCATTTTGAAG CTGCTGAGGTCCTACCTACTGAAAGAAGAAAATTATCCCAACACGATGACATTGCATCTGTGCAAAATGACGTTCAAATGTCATCGAATGGTGTGGCTGTAAGTGATTATCCTAGTGATGGTGTTAGCACTGAAAGAGATGAGATACATTCACGTCTTCAAACTCTGGAATTGGACCTTTCTGCTGCTCACAAGACATTAAGATCAagatttgataaagttttatcagATATG TCAAATAGTTATGGAGCAACTGTGCTGGATGACATCTCTGATGATTGGGAATTTGAGGAGACAAaggtaatgcaggctcaggaggAGCTAAGATCAATCCGGGCTAAAATAGCTGTGTTAGAAGGGAAGATGGCACTTGAGATATT TGAAAGGAACAAAATAATTGAAGATAAACAAAGGAGGCTTGATGAAGTTGAGAAGGCACTGAGTGAGCTCCGTACTGTTTGTATTATGTGGGCCAACCCTGCTTCAGATGTTTTAGTGGTTGGATCCTTTGATGGCTGGACAAGTCAA AGAAAGATGGAAAGATCAGAAAACGGCATGTTTTCCTTAAATCTGAGACTGTACCCTGGTAGATATGAG ATTAAGTTTATCGTTGATGGTGTTTGGAAGAATGATCCGCTGCGACCCACTGTGCACAACAATGGGCATGAAAACAACCTTCTGATTGTCACTTGA